A stretch of the Serratia marcescens genome encodes the following:
- a CDS encoding universal stress protein — MAYRHIVVATDLSEDAEFLLGKGARLAAALNAKLSLIYIDIHRAGYYVDLGVGDYNYTDRTFSERVKNMLNAIKGQSSYPVEEVIVSRGALTEELNRVAKEKGFDLVIFGHHHDVWSRLISSARQAINELNVDLLVVPIEKK; from the coding sequence ATGGCTTACCGGCATATTGTTGTCGCCACGGATCTCAGCGAAGACGCCGAGTTCCTGCTGGGCAAGGGCGCCAGGCTGGCCGCTGCGCTCAATGCCAAACTTTCCCTGATCTATATCGACATTCATCGCGCCGGTTATTACGTCGATCTGGGCGTGGGCGATTACAACTACACCGATCGCACCTTTTCGGAGCGGGTGAAGAATATGCTCAATGCGATCAAAGGGCAGTCGTCCTATCCGGTCGAAGAGGTGATCGTCAGCCGCGGCGCGTTGACGGAAGAATTGAATCGGGTGGCGAAGGAAAAAGGGTTCGACCTGGTGATCTTCGGCCACCATCATGATGTCTGGAGCCGACTGATCTCTTCGGCGCGTCAGGCGATCAACGAACTGAACGTCGATCTGCTGGTTGTCCCCATCGAGAAAAAATAG
- the puuR gene encoding HTH-type transcriptional regulator PuuR → MSDVSLAPGKRLSQIRQQLGLSQRRVAELSGLTHSAISTIEQDKVSPAISTLQKLLTVYGLSLSAFFAEPEKPTEPQIVIGSDDLIEIGSQGVSMKLIHNGDPNRTLAMMIETYEPGTTTGERIKHQGEEIGTLLEGEVVLQVNGQSYHLLAGQSYAINTGIPHSFSNTSARICRIISAHTPTTF, encoded by the coding sequence ATGAGCGACGTCAGCTTGGCACCGGGAAAACGTCTGTCGCAGATCCGTCAACAATTGGGGTTGTCGCAGCGCCGGGTCGCCGAACTGTCTGGGTTAACCCACAGCGCCATCAGCACTATCGAGCAGGACAAGGTCAGCCCGGCCATCAGCACGCTGCAAAAGCTGCTGACGGTGTACGGTCTGTCGCTGTCGGCGTTTTTCGCCGAGCCGGAAAAACCAACGGAGCCGCAGATCGTGATCGGCAGTGACGATCTGATCGAAATCGGCAGCCAGGGCGTTTCGATGAAGCTTATCCACAACGGCGACCCGAACCGCACGCTGGCGATGATGATCGAGACTTACGAACCGGGCACCACCACCGGCGAGCGCATCAAGCATCAGGGGGAAGAGATCGGCACGCTGCTGGAGGGTGAAGTGGTGCTGCAGGTCAACGGCCAGAGCTATCACCTGCTGGCCGGGCAGAGCTACGCCATCAATACCGGCATCCCCCACAGTTTCAGCAACACGTCGGCGCGCATTTGCCGGATTATCAGCGCCCATACGCCGACGACATTCTGA
- a CDS encoding isochorismatase family protein, which translates to MSTPANFNGQRPVIDANDAVMLLIDHQSGLFQTVADMPMTELRARAAALASIATLSKLPVITTASVPQGPNGPLIPEIHQNAPHAQYVARKGEINAWDNPDFVAAVKATGRKTLIIAGTITSVCMAFPSISAVAEGYKVFAVIDASGTYSKMAQEITLARVVQAGVVPIDTAGVASELQGSWNRADAQQWAEVYTKIFPAYQLLIESYLKAQDVVKNNERLDSQR; encoded by the coding sequence ATGAGCACTCCAGCCAACTTCAACGGCCAGCGTCCTGTTATTGATGCCAATGACGCGGTCATGCTCCTGATCGACCACCAGAGCGGCCTGTTCCAAACCGTCGCCGATATGCCGATGACTGAACTGCGCGCCCGCGCCGCCGCCCTGGCCAGCATCGCCACCCTCAGCAAACTGCCGGTGATCACCACCGCCTCGGTGCCGCAGGGCCCGAACGGCCCGCTGATCCCGGAAATTCACCAAAATGCGCCGCACGCGCAATATGTCGCCCGCAAAGGGGAAATCAACGCCTGGGACAACCCGGACTTCGTGGCGGCGGTCAAAGCCACCGGCCGCAAAACCTTGATCATCGCCGGCACCATCACCAGCGTCTGCATGGCCTTCCCGTCCATCAGCGCGGTGGCCGAAGGCTATAAAGTGTTCGCGGTGATCGACGCCTCCGGCACCTACTCGAAAATGGCGCAGGAAATCACCCTGGCACGCGTGGTGCAGGCCGGCGTGGTACCGATCGACACCGCCGGCGTGGCCTCGGAGCTGCAGGGCAGCTGGAATCGCGCCGACGCTCAGCAGTGGGCCGAGGTTTACACCAAAATCTTCCCGGCCTATCAGTTGCTGATCGAGAGCTACCTCAAAGCGCAGGACGTGGTGAAAAACAACGAACGGCTGGACTCGCAGCGTTAA
- a CDS encoding SDR family NAD(P)-dependent oxidoreductase, whose amino-acid sequence MRFDNKVVVITGAGNGMGEAAARRFSAEGAIVVLADWAKEAVDKVAASLPKGRAMAVHIDVSDHVAVEKMMNEVAEKLGRIDVLLNNAGVHVAGSVLETSVDDWRRIAGVDIDGVVFCSKFALPHLLKTKGCIVNTASVSGLGGDWGAAYYCAAKGAVVNLTRAMALDHGGDGVRINSVCPSLVKTNMTNGWPQEIRDKFNERIALGRAAEPEEVAAVMAFLASDDASFINGANIPVDGGATASDGQPKIV is encoded by the coding sequence ATGCGTTTTGACAATAAAGTCGTGGTTATCACCGGTGCGGGCAACGGCATGGGGGAAGCGGCGGCACGGCGTTTCTCCGCCGAGGGCGCCATCGTGGTGCTGGCCGACTGGGCCAAAGAGGCGGTAGATAAGGTTGCCGCTTCGCTGCCGAAGGGCCGGGCGATGGCGGTACATATCGACGTGTCCGATCACGTCGCGGTTGAAAAAATGATGAACGAGGTGGCGGAAAAACTGGGCCGCATCGACGTCCTGCTGAACAACGCCGGCGTACACGTGGCGGGCAGCGTGCTGGAAACCAGCGTCGACGACTGGCGCCGCATCGCTGGGGTCGATATCGACGGCGTGGTGTTCTGTTCCAAATTCGCCTTGCCGCACCTGCTGAAGACCAAGGGCTGCATCGTCAATACCGCGTCGGTGTCCGGTCTGGGCGGTGACTGGGGCGCGGCCTATTACTGCGCGGCGAAAGGCGCGGTGGTCAACCTGACGCGCGCCATGGCGCTGGACCACGGCGGTGACGGCGTGCGCATCAACTCGGTCTGCCCGAGCCTGGTGAAAACCAACATGACCAACGGTTGGCCACAGGAAATCCGCGACAAGTTCAATGAGCGCATCGCGCTGGGGCGTGCGGCGGAGCCGGAAGAAGTGGCGGCGGTGATGGCGTTTCTGGCCAGCGACGACGCCAGCTTTATCAATGGCGCCAACATTCCGGTCGACGGCGGGGCGACCGCCTCGGACGGCCAACCGAAGATCGTCTAA
- a CDS encoding Qnr family pentapeptide repeat protein gives MSLMLKGEKIDRNRFTGEKIENGSFMLCDFSGADLTGTEFIGCQFYDRDSRQGGNFSRAILKDASFKSCDLSMADFRHANAFGIEIRECRAQGADFRGASFMNMITSRTWFCSAYITKSNLSYANFAKVVLEKCELWENRWHGAQVLGASFSGSDLSGGEFSGFDWRAVDVTQCDLSNAELGELDLRTTDLQGVKMDSHQAAQLLERLGIAIIG, from the coding sequence ATGAGTCTGATGTTGAAGGGTGAAAAGATAGACCGTAACCGCTTTACCGGCGAGAAGATTGAAAACGGCAGCTTTATGCTGTGCGATTTTTCGGGCGCCGATCTGACCGGCACCGAGTTTATCGGTTGCCAGTTTTACGATCGCGACAGCCGACAGGGCGGCAATTTCAGCCGTGCGATACTGAAAGACGCGAGTTTTAAAAGCTGTGATTTATCGATGGCCGATTTTCGTCATGCCAACGCGTTTGGCATCGAAATCCGCGAATGCCGCGCGCAGGGCGCCGATTTTCGCGGCGCCAGTTTTATGAACATGATCACCAGCCGCACCTGGTTTTGCAGCGCCTATATCACCAAAAGCAACCTGAGCTATGCCAACTTCGCCAAGGTGGTGCTGGAGAAATGCGAGCTGTGGGAAAACCGTTGGCACGGCGCACAGGTGCTTGGCGCCAGCTTCAGCGGCTCGGATCTGTCCGGCGGCGAATTCTCCGGTTTCGACTGGCGTGCTGTCGACGTCACCCAGTGCGATCTGAGCAACGCGGAACTGGGCGAGTTGGATTTACGTACCACCGATCTGCAGGGCGTTAAAATGGACAGCCACCAGGCCGCACAGCTGTTGGAGCGGCTGGGGATCGCGATCATCGGCTGA
- a CDS encoding GFA family protein: MSFQGSCHCGAVTFSVDAELPADALSCNCSICRRKGLLLSFFPISAFTLNSGQDQLSTYTFNHHKIRHQFCRVCGAQPFAYGTAPDGAAMCAVNLRCVPDIALDALQIHSYDGASV; encoded by the coding sequence ATGTCATTCCAGGGAAGCTGCCACTGCGGCGCCGTCACCTTCTCCGTGGACGCCGAACTGCCCGCCGACGCCCTCAGTTGCAACTGTTCGATCTGCCGCCGCAAAGGGCTGTTGCTGTCTTTCTTCCCCATCAGCGCATTCACGCTCAACAGCGGCCAGGACCAGCTCAGCACCTACACCTTCAATCACCACAAGATCCGCCATCAGTTCTGCCGAGTCTGCGGTGCCCAGCCCTTCGCCTACGGCACTGCGCCGGACGGCGCCGCGATGTGCGCCGTCAACCTGCGCTGCGTGCCTGACATTGCGCTGGATGCGTTGCAGATCCACAGTTACGACGGCGCCAGCGTCTGA
- the puuC gene encoding aldehyde dehydrogenase PuuC: MNFHHLQYWQQRAQALKIEHQLFIDGRYQPAAAGKRFAVEDPAGRRELAQVARGEAADIDRAVSAARAAFERGDWAQAAPTQRKATLLRFADLMEQHHEELALLETLDTGKPIRHSLRDDVPGAIRCIRWYAEAIDKVYGEIAPTGREALALIEREPIGVVGAIVPWNFPLLLACWKLGPALAAGNSVVLKPSEKSPLSAILLGKLAQQAGLPDGVLNVVPGYGHDAGKALALHRDVDALTFTGSTLVAKQLMIYAGESNMKRVWLEAGGKSANIVFADCPDLDQAARSAAAGIFYNQGQVCIAGTRLLVEASIEQAFLQALRKHAAAFVPGDPLDPDTVMGTLIDSGHCEKVAGYIDRGLSQGAALFLDGRDHPQGDHAGYLGPTILTQVNNAMSVARDEIFGPVLAVTTFDNEQQALQLANDSEYGLGAAVWTRDLARAHRMARQLKAGTVFVNNYNDGDMTVPFGGYKQSGNGRDKSLHALDKFTELKTTWISLE; encoded by the coding sequence ATGAACTTTCACCATTTGCAGTATTGGCAACAACGGGCGCAGGCCCTGAAGATTGAGCACCAGCTGTTTATCGACGGCCGCTACCAGCCGGCCGCCGCGGGGAAACGTTTCGCCGTGGAAGATCCCGCCGGCCGCCGTGAGCTGGCGCAGGTCGCGCGCGGCGAAGCCGCCGACATCGATCGGGCGGTCAGCGCGGCACGCGCCGCCTTTGAGCGCGGCGACTGGGCACAGGCCGCCCCGACGCAGCGCAAAGCCACGCTGCTGCGCTTCGCCGATCTGATGGAACAGCATCACGAAGAGCTGGCACTGCTGGAAACGCTGGACACCGGCAAACCGATTCGCCACAGCCTGCGCGATGACGTGCCGGGCGCCATCCGCTGCATCCGCTGGTACGCCGAAGCGATCGATAAGGTCTACGGCGAAATCGCCCCCACCGGCCGCGAGGCGCTGGCGCTGATCGAGCGCGAACCGATCGGCGTGGTCGGCGCCATCGTGCCCTGGAACTTCCCGCTGCTGCTGGCCTGCTGGAAGCTCGGCCCGGCGCTGGCCGCCGGCAACAGCGTGGTGCTCAAACCCTCCGAAAAATCGCCGCTGAGCGCCATCCTGCTCGGCAAACTGGCGCAGCAGGCCGGGCTGCCGGACGGCGTGCTGAACGTGGTGCCCGGCTATGGCCACGACGCCGGCAAGGCGCTGGCGCTGCACCGCGACGTCGACGCCCTCACCTTTACCGGCTCCACACTGGTGGCGAAACAGCTGATGATTTACGCCGGCGAATCGAACATGAAACGCGTCTGGCTGGAGGCCGGCGGCAAGAGCGCCAACATCGTCTTCGCCGATTGCCCGGATCTGGATCAGGCCGCCCGCAGCGCCGCCGCCGGCATCTTCTATAATCAGGGGCAGGTGTGCATCGCCGGCACTCGCCTGCTGGTCGAAGCGAGCATTGAGCAAGCGTTCCTGCAGGCGCTGCGCAAACACGCGGCGGCCTTCGTTCCCGGCGATCCGCTCGATCCCGACACGGTGATGGGCACGCTGATCGACAGCGGCCACTGCGAAAAAGTGGCCGGCTATATCGATCGGGGGCTGAGCCAGGGCGCCGCACTGTTCCTCGACGGGCGCGACCATCCGCAGGGCGACCACGCTGGCTATCTGGGGCCGACCATCCTCACCCAGGTGAACAACGCCATGAGCGTGGCGCGCGATGAAATCTTCGGCCCGGTGCTGGCGGTGACCACCTTCGACAACGAGCAACAGGCGCTGCAGCTGGCCAACGACAGCGAATACGGCCTCGGCGCCGCGGTCTGGACCCGCGATTTGGCCCGCGCGCACCGCATGGCGCGCCAACTGAAAGCCGGCACGGTGTTCGTCAACAACTACAACGATGGCGACATGACCGTACCCTTCGGCGGCTACAAGCAGAGCGGCAACGGCCGCGACAAATCGCTGCACGCGCTGGACAAGTTCACCGAATTGAAAACCACCTGGATCTCGCTGGAATAA
- a CDS encoding NAD(P)/FAD-dependent oxidoreductase yields MTEHVKSYYAATANAHQPYPQLNESIECDVCVIGGGYTGLSSALFLVEAGYNVVVLEAARIGFGASGRNGGQLVNSYSRDIDVIEERYGAESARLLGSMMFEGAEIIRSRISRYAIDCDYRPGGIFAALNNKQFHALIEQKRNWERYGNTQLELLDADRVRQEVASDRYVGALLDHSGGHIHPLNLALGEAEAIRLQGGRIFEQSAVTNIHHGEPALISTANGQVKARFVIVAGNAYLGDKLEPRLAKRSMPCGTQVVTTEPLAPEIAQALIPQNYCVEDCNYLLDYYRITADHRLLYGGGVVYGARDPDDIDNLIRPKLLKTFPQLKGVRIDYRWTGNFLLTLSRMPQFGRLENNVYYMQGYSGHGVTCTHLAGKLIAELMRGDAERFDAFAKLPHLPFFGGRNLQIPFTAIGAAYYTLRDRIGV; encoded by the coding sequence ATGACTGAACACGTAAAAAGCTACTATGCGGCCACGGCCAACGCACATCAGCCCTATCCGCAACTGAACGAATCGATCGAGTGCGACGTCTGCGTGATCGGCGGCGGCTATACCGGCCTCTCCTCCGCGCTGTTCCTGGTGGAAGCCGGCTATAACGTGGTGGTGCTGGAAGCGGCGCGCATCGGTTTCGGCGCCAGCGGCCGCAACGGCGGCCAGTTGGTCAACTCATACAGCCGCGACATCGATGTGATTGAAGAGCGCTACGGCGCGGAAAGCGCCCGCCTGCTCGGCAGCATGATGTTTGAAGGCGCGGAGATCATCCGCAGCCGCATCAGCCGCTACGCCATCGACTGCGACTACCGCCCCGGCGGCATCTTCGCCGCGCTGAACAACAAGCAGTTCCATGCGCTGATCGAGCAAAAGCGCAACTGGGAGCGCTACGGCAATACCCAACTCGAGCTGCTCGATGCAGATCGGGTGCGCCAGGAAGTCGCCAGCGATCGCTACGTCGGCGCGCTGCTCGATCACAGCGGCGGCCACATCCATCCGCTCAACCTGGCGCTGGGCGAGGCCGAGGCGATTCGCCTGCAGGGCGGGCGCATCTTCGAACAATCGGCGGTGACGAACATCCACCACGGCGAACCAGCGCTCATCAGCACGGCCAACGGCCAAGTGAAGGCGCGCTTCGTCATCGTCGCCGGTAACGCCTATCTGGGCGACAAGCTGGAACCGCGGTTGGCCAAGCGCAGCATGCCGTGCGGCACCCAGGTGGTGACCACCGAACCGCTGGCGCCGGAGATCGCGCAGGCGCTGATCCCGCAGAACTACTGCGTGGAAGACTGTAACTACCTGCTGGATTACTACCGCATCACTGCCGATCATCGTCTGTTGTACGGCGGCGGCGTGGTGTACGGCGCGCGCGATCCGGACGACATCGACAACCTGATCCGGCCGAAGCTGCTGAAGACCTTCCCGCAGCTGAAAGGGGTGCGTATCGACTATCGCTGGACCGGCAACTTCCTGCTGACGCTGTCGCGCATGCCGCAGTTCGGCCGGCTGGAGAATAACGTGTACTACATGCAGGGCTACAGCGGCCACGGCGTGACCTGCACCCATCTGGCGGGCAAGCTGATCGCCGAGCTGATGCGCGGCGACGCCGAACGCTTCGACGCCTTCGCCAAACTGCCGCACCTGCCGTTCTTCGGCGGGCGCAATCTGCAGATCCCGTTCACCGCCATCGGCGCGGCCTACTACACGCTGCGCGACCGTATCGGCGTCTAA
- a CDS encoding SMP-30/gluconolactonase/LRE family protein: MFRFSLFSFLLPWRRRVTPLAGVALFLNGVMQAQATQRIEFSPDVAGAYPEGIAWNARAGAFLVSSLRGGQLGLVYPDGRYRRFSTGKGLITTSGMLVDAERNRVLVCNEDVGVSLYSATGTRNRVAQVLEFSLDTGALQQTYDLSSLSRGPTLANDLALDAKGNIYVTDSFQPQIYKIDRATRQVSILVRSARLMPADAPAAAQGTQPYLNGIVSHPDGYLIASDYTRGLLWKVTLDNAPAISEIRLPQRLKGPDGLRLKNANELVIVQSFPGEKGSMSGDVTLLASADGWASAHVVAVATPPGLDGPTGAALRDGEVWVVNSRYPRLFADVAQAESVRTFSIVKVALERRPADRRRLPTLPE; encoded by the coding sequence ATGTTCCGTTTCAGCCTCTTTTCTTTCTTATTGCCGTGGCGCCGACGCGTCACCCCGTTGGCCGGCGTCGCGCTGTTTCTCAACGGCGTCATGCAGGCGCAGGCCACGCAGCGCATCGAATTCTCGCCGGATGTCGCCGGCGCTTACCCTGAGGGCATCGCCTGGAATGCACGCGCCGGTGCGTTCCTGGTCTCCTCCCTGCGCGGTGGGCAGCTTGGCCTGGTCTACCCGGATGGCCGCTATCGGCGGTTTTCCACCGGTAAGGGGCTCATCACTACCTCCGGCATGCTGGTGGACGCCGAGCGCAACCGGGTGCTGGTGTGCAACGAAGACGTGGGCGTGTCCCTCTACTCGGCCACCGGCACGCGCAATCGCGTGGCGCAGGTGCTGGAGTTCAGTCTCGATACCGGCGCGCTGCAGCAGACGTACGATCTTTCGTCGTTAAGCCGTGGTCCGACGTTGGCCAACGATCTGGCGCTCGACGCAAAGGGCAATATCTATGTGACCGACAGCTTCCAGCCGCAGATTTACAAGATCGACCGGGCAACGCGCCAGGTGTCGATTCTGGTGCGCTCAGCGCGTTTGATGCCGGCCGACGCCCCCGCCGCTGCGCAGGGCACGCAGCCTTATCTCAACGGCATCGTGTCTCACCCGGATGGCTACCTGATTGCGTCGGACTACACCCGCGGGCTGCTGTGGAAGGTGACGCTGGATAACGCACCTGCGATAAGTGAAATCAGGCTGCCGCAGCGGCTGAAAGGGCCGGACGGGCTGCGGCTCAAAAACGCCAACGAATTGGTAATCGTACAGTCTTTTCCGGGTGAAAAAGGGAGCATGTCCGGCGACGTGACGCTGCTCGCCTCGGCCGACGGCTGGGCCAGCGCCCATGTCGTCGCGGTCGCCACGCCGCCGGGATTGGATGGGCCGACCGGCGCCGCGCTGCGCGATGGCGAGGTGTGGGTGGTCAACTCCCGTTACCCCCGCTTGTTTGCCGACGTCGCTCAGGCGGAGAGCGTCAGGACATTCAGCATCGTCAAGGTGGCGTTAGAACGGAGGCCCGCCGATCGGCGACGGTTGCCAACCCTGCCGGAATAG
- a CDS encoding LysE family translocator, whose amino-acid sequence MIDMPAVLAVFTVYIVGVVIPGPNFVAVAHKAVSARRSEAFALVAGIVLVNLFWASSALLGIGIIFALFPWLALAVKVAGAGYLLWFGYRLIAQAAPSSGPSTVTGKSGFRVAFLQGIATNIANPKSIAFYAAVFSSAAPAHVSTPTFLAMLLEVAAIASLWYGLVALVLSHAPVAGAYRRSKAWIDRACGTLIIVLGLRQLLSR is encoded by the coding sequence ATGATCGATATGCCAGCCGTGCTCGCCGTTTTCACCGTCTATATCGTCGGCGTGGTGATCCCCGGCCCCAATTTTGTCGCCGTCGCCCACAAAGCCGTTTCCGCGCGCCGCAGCGAGGCTTTCGCTCTGGTGGCGGGCATTGTATTGGTCAACCTGTTCTGGGCGAGCAGCGCCCTCCTCGGCATCGGGATAATTTTCGCCTTGTTCCCCTGGTTGGCGCTAGCGGTAAAAGTGGCCGGCGCCGGCTATTTACTGTGGTTCGGCTATCGGCTTATCGCCCAGGCGGCGCCTTCTTCCGGCCCCTCCACGGTGACCGGGAAAAGCGGTTTTCGCGTCGCTTTTCTGCAGGGCATCGCCACCAACATCGCCAATCCCAAATCCATTGCGTTTTACGCCGCCGTCTTCTCATCAGCGGCGCCCGCCCATGTTTCTACGCCGACCTTCCTCGCCATGCTGTTGGAAGTCGCGGCGATAGCCAGCTTGTGGTACGGGCTGGTGGCGCTGGTGTTGTCGCACGCCCCTGTCGCCGGCGCCTACCGCCGCAGCAAGGCTTGGATCGATCGCGCCTGCGGCACGTTGATCATCGTACTGGGGCTGCGGCAGCTGCTCAGCCGATGA
- the cspE gene encoding transcription antiterminator/RNA stability regulator CspE gives MSTKMTGLVKWFDAGKGFGFITPADGSKDVFVHFSAIQSNDFKTLDEGQQVEFTIENGMKGPSAGNVVAL, from the coding sequence ATGTCTACTAAAATGACAGGTTTGGTAAAATGGTTTGATGCAGGTAAAGGCTTCGGCTTTATCACCCCGGCAGACGGCAGCAAAGACGTGTTCGTACATTTCTCTGCTATCCAGAGCAACGATTTCAAAACGCTGGACGAAGGCCAACAGGTTGAGTTCACTATCGAAAATGGCATGAAGGGCCCTTCTGCCGGCAACGTGGTCGCGTTATAA
- a CDS encoding DUF2000 domain-containing protein, whose product MYSDNEKKFYIILNRNHEPATLFNASCHLTAGITDLIEQREFHHYPSSLDGVSANMSHYPIVILQAKNSNQLSNLILKCKEEGVLSNFFTTTMLSHSAEQQIADTANTPYEQLDFVAVALYGDAEQLKPLTKKFSVYR is encoded by the coding sequence ATGTATAGCGACAACGAGAAAAAATTTTATATCATCCTCAACCGCAATCACGAACCGGCCACGCTGTTTAACGCCTCCTGTCATCTGACGGCGGGCATCACCGATCTGATCGAGCAGCGCGAGTTTCACCACTATCCGAGCAGCCTCGACGGCGTCAGCGCCAATATGAGCCACTATCCGATCGTGATCCTGCAGGCCAAGAACAGCAACCAGCTCAGCAACCTGATTCTGAAGTGCAAGGAAGAGGGCGTGTTGTCCAACTTCTTCACCACCACCATGCTGTCGCACTCCGCCGAACAGCAGATCGCCGACACCGCCAACACCCCTTACGAACAGCTGGATTTCGTGGCGGTGGCGCTCTACGGCGACGCCGAACAGCTTAAGCCGCTGACCAAGAAATTCTCCGTCTACCGCTGA
- a CDS encoding MFS transporter, translating to MTAIKPDAIDRVLPATTPWFAVVNVLFAGIAAALHVGKATIALPALQAEFGRSLEALSWVISAFPFVGVFGGIAAGLLVRRWGDRRLLAVGLLIISAASFTGATLHDFSGLVVSRFVEGLGFVIVVVASPAVLNRIVAPAQRSLVFGIWSTFMPAGIAISLFFGPHLADWQQNWQAGAALTLLAAVLLPLTTSRRAAEAHVPPLHLRQALGAMLRARRPLLLALMFTTYNLQFFSVMTFLPIFLMQRIGLSLAAAGGISAAAVAANIIGNLAAGLLLSRGLRAGSLLAATSLIIGIFGIGIFLPMTPNGLLIPLCFLFCAIAGMLPATILAATPAATPEPTLLPLSLGLVMQGNYLGQVIGPVALSAIVAAAGWAAPAWLVLAAALLGALLALAFLSQRHNAG from the coding sequence ATGACCGCGATTAAACCGGACGCCATCGACCGCGTTCTTCCCGCCACCACGCCCTGGTTTGCCGTCGTCAACGTGTTGTTCGCCGGCATCGCCGCGGCGCTGCACGTGGGTAAGGCCACCATCGCGCTGCCTGCGCTGCAGGCCGAGTTCGGCCGTTCGCTTGAGGCGCTGAGCTGGGTCATCTCGGCCTTTCCTTTCGTCGGGGTGTTCGGCGGTATCGCCGCCGGGCTGTTGGTGCGCCGCTGGGGCGACCGGCGCCTGCTGGCAGTAGGGTTACTGATCATCAGCGCCGCCAGCTTCACCGGCGCCACGCTGCACGACTTCAGCGGATTGGTCGTCAGCCGCTTTGTCGAAGGCCTCGGCTTCGTGATCGTGGTGGTCGCCTCGCCGGCGGTGCTGAACCGCATCGTCGCCCCGGCGCAGCGCAGCCTGGTGTTCGGCATCTGGAGCACCTTCATGCCGGCGGGCATCGCCATTTCACTGTTTTTCGGCCCCCATCTCGCCGACTGGCAACAAAATTGGCAGGCCGGTGCGGCGTTGACGCTGTTGGCCGCCGTGCTGCTGCCGCTGACCACGTCCCGCCGTGCCGCCGAGGCGCACGTTCCGCCGTTACACCTGCGGCAAGCGCTGGGCGCGATGCTGCGGGCGCGCCGACCGCTGTTGCTGGCGTTGATGTTCACCACTTACAACCTGCAGTTTTTCTCGGTGATGACCTTCCTACCGATCTTCCTGATGCAACGTATCGGCCTGTCGCTGGCGGCCGCCGGCGGCATCAGCGCGGCGGCGGTGGCGGCGAACATCATCGGCAACCTCGCCGCCGGGCTCTTGCTGTCGCGCGGTCTGCGGGCCGGTAGCCTGCTCGCGGCCACCAGCCTGATCATAGGCATCTTCGGCATCGGCATTTTCCTGCCGATGACGCCCAACGGCCTGCTGATCCCCTTGTGTTTCCTGTTCTGCGCCATCGCCGGCATGCTGCCCGCCACCATTCTGGCCGCCACGCCGGCGGCGACGCCGGAACCGACGCTGCTGCCGCTGAGCCTGGGGCTGGTGATGCAGGGGAACTATCTCGGTCAGGTGATCGGCCCGGTCGCGCTGAGCGCCATCGTGGCTGCGGCCGGTTGGGCGGCCCCGGCCTGGCTGGTGCTGGCGGCGGCCCTGTTGGGGGCGCTGTTGGCGCTGGCTTTTCTCAGCCAGCGGCATAATGCGGGGTGA